In the Candidatus Eisenbacteria bacterium genome, GGCGGCGATCGCGCGTGAGCGTCCCGCGCGCATGAGGTACGCGAGCGCATGAGAGGATTCGAGCGCGGGCAGGATTCCTTCGGTTCGGGCCAATAGATCGAACGCATCGAGCGCCTCCTGGTCCGCGGCGCTCTCGTAGGTGACACGCCCCGCCGCGTGCAATGCGGCGTGTTCGGGTCCGACGGCAGGGTAGTCGAGACCCGCCGATATGGAATGTGTGGCGCGGATCTGTCCCGCGTCATCTTGAAGGACCTGGGTCCTCGTTCCGTGGAGCACCCCGACTGCCGGCCGGGCGAAGCGTGCCGCGTGCCGGCCGCTCTCGATGCCTTCCCCGCCCGCCTCGACCCCGACCATCCGCACCGACATGTCCCCCAGAAAGGCATGAAAGAGCCCGATCGAGTTGCTTCCGCCGCCAACGCACGCGACGAGCAGGTCCGGGAGCCTTCCCGCGAGCGCCTGGATCTGCGCCTTGGTTTCCCGGCCGATCACCGATTGGAAATCGCGCACCATGGTGGGATAAGGATGCGGCCCGAGCACCGAGCCCAGCAGGTAATGGGTCGTTCGGACCGAAGCCGACCAATCGCGCATCGCCTCGTTGATGGCATCCTTGAGCGTGCGGCTCCCCGAAACGACCGGAACCACCTCGGCGTCCAACAAACGCATGCGCTCCACGTTGGGATGCTGGCGTTCCATGTCCAGCTCCCCCATGTAGACCACGCACGAAAGCCCGACCCGCGCGCACGCGGTCGCGGTCGCGACACCGTGCTGCCCGGCTCCGGTCTCGGCGACGATCCGGGTCTTGCCCATGCGGCGTGCGAGCAACGCCTGCCCGAGCGCGTTGTTGATCTTGTGCGCGCCGGTGTGGAGGAGGTCCTCGCGCTTCAAGACCACGTGCTCCAGTCCGACCGCCTCGCCGAACCGCGTTGCGTGGGTCAGCGGTGTGGGGCGGCCGGCGAAGGTCTTGAGCTCCCGTTCGAGCTCGACCTGAAAGGCGGGATCGACCCGCGCCTCGTCGTAGGCTCGCGCCAGCTCCAGAACGGGGGTGAAAAGGATCTCGGGCACGTAGACACCGCCGAACTCGCCGAACCGCCCGGCCCCGCCGTTCACCGCTCCACCTCTCCCACGCTCAGGAGCGCTTCGGTCGAATGCGGTCGGCTTGGCGGACCCGCTCAACGAACGCCTGAACCTTCGCGGGGTCCTTTCGACCCGGCTCGGATTCGAGGCCGCTCGAGGCGTCGACCCCGAAGGGTCTGACTTCAAGAACCAGCTCGGACACGCTCTCGGAACGCAGGCCCCCGGCCACGATCAGCCGGAGCCCCGAGTTCACGCCGCGGCGCGCCCAGTCCCAATCGGCGCGCTTCCCCGTGCCCCCGGGCAACACGGGATCCTGTGCGTCGAGAAGATAGGTTCGCAGCGGCACCATCGGAAGCGCGGCCGGTTCGGGAAGCGATGCGCCGCGAAGGACGTGCCAGATCTCGTACGCCCCGGCGGGCGCGGCGTCGTCCCACCCCCGCACCTGAACCGCGTGGACGGGAAGCCCCTCGATCGCGCGCGCAACCTCCTTCGGACCCTCGTCGGCGAACACGGCCACGAGAAGTGTGGCCGCCGGCAGCGCAAAGGCAATCTCTCGCGCGCGAGCCGCGGTCACGCGGCGCGCGCTCTCGGTCAGCACGACGCCGATATAATCGGCGCCGGCCCGGGCGGCCATGGCGGCGTCCTGGGGCGTCGTCACGCCGCACACCTTGATCCGGGTCCGCATCAGCCCGATTTCCTTTCCGTGGGTTTCTTTTCCGACGCCAACCCGAACAAAGTCGTGAACGCCTTTTCGATCGATTCCGCCTTGAGGAGTATCTCGCCGACCAGAACGCCGTCCGCGCCCACGCGCTCCAGCTCCCGGATCTCCTCCCGCGCGCTGTAGCCGCTTTCGGCGATCCGCACGCGGTCGGCGGGGATCAGAGGCAGGATGCCCGAAGCATGGTGGCGCCGCATCTCGAGCGTCCTGAGATTTCGGTTATTGACCCCGACCGCGCCTTCCAGGGCGATCGCCCGCTCCACCTCGGTCCTCTCGTGGACCTCGATCAAGAGCTCGAGACCGATCTCGCGCGCGAGAGCGGCGTAGTCTCGAAGCTGCCCCGGGCTCAGGAGCGACACGATGAGAAGGGCCGCGTCCGCGCCGTTCGCGCGCGCTTCGTACAGTTGCCGTTCGTGGACGACGAAATCTTTGAGCAGGACCGGAACCGAAACGGCTTCCCGGACCACCCTCAAGTCCTCGATGGACCCCTGAAAGCGAAGCGGCTCGGTCAGGACCGAGATCGCAGCCGCGCCCACGCGCTCGTATTCTTTCCCGATCTCGGCGGGATTGAACTCCTCCTTCAGCACTCCGGCCGAGGGGGAGGCGCGTTTGATCTCCGCGATCACCCGAAGGGGCTCGCCCGAGGGGCGCCGGAGCGCAGCGATGAACGCCCGCGTATCCGTGGCGCGGGCTTCGGCATCGCGCCTCAGCTCGATCGTGGGGACGTGAAGCGCTTCCCGCTCGAGCCGTTCCCGTCTCTCTTTCGCGATCGTGGTGAGAAAGTCCGCCATCACCTGTCTCCGAGCTTCTGCGACAACGCGATGAACCGCTCGAGCGTGCCGAGGGCCCGACGGGAATCGATCTGCTCCGTCGCGAGCCTCGCGCCGTCGATCAAAGTAGGCGCTCCCCCGGCGATCCAGAGCGCGGCGGCCGCGTTCAAGACCAGAGCGTCGCGCCTCGGACCGCGTTCGCCCGACAGCACCGAACGGAGGATTGCGGCGTTTTCGCCCGGGTCCCCTCCCCGGAGCGCCGCAACCCCCGCCGGCGGAAAGCCGAGCGATTTCGCTTCGAGCGAGCACGGCTTCCCGGCTCCACCCGGGCCGGCCTCGACCGCCGTATTTCCGTCCTCGAGCGAGAGCTCATCCAGCCCGCCCGCGCCGTGCACCACGAGCGCCCGCTTGACGCCCAGCCGGGAGAGCACGTGCGCCACGGTCGCGACGCGGTGACCGTCCGCCACGCCGAGGAGCTGGTGCGTGGCCCGGGCGGGATTCGAAAGCGGCCCGAGCCAGTTGAAGAGCGTTCTCACTCCCAGGTCGGCCCGGGCGCGGGCCACGTGCCTCATCGCGGGATGGAATCGTCTCGCGTTCAGAAACGTGAATCCAGTTTCTTCGAGCGCTCGCGCAGCGCTCTCGGGTCCGAGGTCGATCCGGGCCCCGAGCGCCTCCAGCACGTCGGCGCTCCCCGAGCGGCTCGAGACCGACCGGTTTCCGTGCTTGGCCACGGCAATGCCCGCGGCCGCGGCGACCAACGCGGTCGCGGTGGAGATGTTGTACGTCTGGGAGCCGTCCCCGCCGGTGCCGCACGTATCCAGCAGCGTCTCGCGTGACGCAGGAAACGGGACCGCCTCCGCGCGCAGCGCTTCGGCGCCCCCGAGCATCTCGTCGCCGGATTCCCCTCGCTGCGCGAGCGCGAACAAGAATGCCGCGATCTGCGCGTCGGCGACCTCCCCCCGCATCATCGAGCGCACCGCGGCGCCCGTTTCCTCGCGACTCAGCAGCTCGCCGCGGACGAGCCGCGGCAGAAGCTCCCGGATCATCGCGGCTTCGTCTTGGCGGAATCCGGCACGAGACGGAGGAAATTCCGTAGGAGGTCCTTGCCGCACGTCGTCAGGATCGACTCCGGGTGGAACTGGACCCCCCAGGTCTCGTGGTCTTTGTGCCGCACCGCCATGATCTCGTTCTCCGGGGTCCAGGCCATCACTTGTAAGACATCGGGGAGCTTGTCCCGCGACACGATGAGCGAGTGATAGCGGGTGGCCTGAAACGGATTGTCCACGTCGAGGAAGATGCCCCGCCCGGTGTGGATCACGGCGGAAGTCTTCCCGTGCACGAGCCTCTCGGCGCGGACCACCTTGCCGCCGAA is a window encoding:
- a CDS encoding aminodeoxychorismate/anthranilate synthase component II codes for the protein MILMIDNYDSFTWNLVQYLGELGNTPEVVRNDEISVEDAVRRKPTAVVISPGPGRPGDAGISSAVIERLSGKVPILGVCLGHQCIGEVFGGKVVRAERLVHGKTSAVIHTGRGIFLDVDNPFQATRYHSLIVSRDKLPDVLQVMAWTPENEIMAVRHKDHETWGVQFHPESILTTCGKDLLRNFLRLVPDSAKTKPR
- the trpB gene encoding tryptophan synthase subunit beta, whose amino-acid sequence is MSGSAKPTAFDRSAPERGRGGAVNGGAGRFGEFGGVYVPEILFTPVLELARAYDEARVDPAFQVELERELKTFAGRPTPLTHATRFGEAVGLEHVVLKREDLLHTGAHKINNALGQALLARRMGKTRIVAETGAGQHGVATATACARVGLSCVVYMGELDMERQHPNVERMRLLDAEVVPVVSGSRTLKDAINEAMRDWSASVRTTHYLLGSVLGPHPYPTMVRDFQSVIGRETKAQIQALAGRLPDLLVACVGGGSNSIGLFHAFLGDMSVRMVGVEAGGEGIESGRHAARFARPAVGVLHGTRTQVLQDDAGQIRATHSISAGLDYPAVGPEHAALHAAGRVTYESAADQEALDAFDLLARTEGILPALESSHALAYLMRAGRSRAIAA
- the trpD gene encoding anthranilate phosphoribosyltransferase, which produces MIRELLPRLVRGELLSREETGAAVRSMMRGEVADAQIAAFLFALAQRGESGDEMLGGAEALRAEAVPFPASRETLLDTCGTGGDGSQTYNISTATALVAAAAGIAVAKHGNRSVSSRSGSADVLEALGARIDLGPESAARALEETGFTFLNARRFHPAMRHVARARADLGVRTLFNWLGPLSNPARATHQLLGVADGHRVATVAHVLSRLGVKRALVVHGAGGLDELSLEDGNTAVEAGPGGAGKPCSLEAKSLGFPPAGVAALRGGDPGENAAILRSVLSGERGPRRDALVLNAAAALWIAGGAPTLIDGARLATEQIDSRRALGTLERFIALSQKLGDR
- the trpC gene encoding indole-3-glycerol phosphate synthase TrpC, translated to MADFLTTIAKERRERLEREALHVPTIELRRDAEARATDTRAFIAALRRPSGEPLRVIAEIKRASPSAGVLKEEFNPAEIGKEYERVGAAAISVLTEPLRFQGSIEDLRVVREAVSVPVLLKDFVVHERQLYEARANGADAALLIVSLLSPGQLRDYAALAREIGLELLIEVHERTEVERAIALEGAVGVNNRNLRTLEMRRHHASGILPLIPADRVRIAESGYSAREEIRELERVGADGVLVGEILLKAESIEKAFTTLFGLASEKKPTERKSG
- a CDS encoding phosphoribosylanthranilate isomerase: MRTRIKVCGVTTPQDAAMAARAGADYIGVVLTESARRVTAARAREIAFALPAATLLVAVFADEGPKEVARAIEGLPVHAVQVRGWDDAAPAGAYEIWHVLRGASLPEPAALPMVPLRTYLLDAQDPVLPGGTGKRADWDWARRGVNSGLRLIVAGGLRSESVSELVLEVRPFGVDASSGLESEPGRKDPAKVQAFVERVRQADRIRPKRS